A window from Cryptomeria japonica chromosome 1, Sugi_1.0, whole genome shotgun sequence encodes these proteins:
- the LOC131034172 gene encoding aldehyde oxidase GLOX: MARMIELVLCVVFLWGVSVGRAVEVKPGSWKLVVSNGGVSAMHMTTTYKDTVVMFDRTDYGASKLLLDKGRCRNDANDLALKHDCWAHSIEYNIASNSLRPLMVMTDTWCSCASFAADGTLVSTGGYNDGGKAVRYFQPCNNSACDWNDSQPTKLAENRWYSSTQILPDNRVIVVGGRRAFSYEFVPKKAGESYYNLPFLMQTFVVNVENNLYPFLHLSSDGNLFIFANKDSILLDYKTNRVVKKFPTMLGGARNYPSCGSSVMLPLTASDGFRKVEILVCGGAPDNSFTSANQGNFLPALQSCGRIVITDANPGWAMENMPSPRVLSDMLILPNGEILIINGAKQGTAGWELGRDPALAPFLYKPNSVPGYRFSTLAPSTIPRMYHSSASVLPDGRILVGGSNPHVGYVLSGIPYPTELRLEAYSPYYLDSSYVVYRPTIVALSSSSLMYGQKFTLQFTVFSYTAYNIAFHLYAPSFTTHSFSMNQRLLILAANSSKSMEGKYFTEVTAPPNSVTAPAGYYMLFVVNNGIPSVANWIHLS, translated from the coding sequence ATGGCGAGGATGATTGAACTTGTGTTGTGCGTTGTTTTCCTATGGGGTGTGTCGGTTGGGCGGGCTGTGGAAGTCAAGCCAGGCTCATGGAAGCTGGTCGTAAGCAATGGAGGCGTGTCAGCTATGCATATGACCACGACCTACAAAGATACAGTCGTTATGTTCGATCGAACAGACTACGGTGCTTCTAAGCTTCTGCTGGACAAGGGGCGGTGCAGAAACGATGCGAATGACTTGGCTCTGAAGCACGACTGCTGGGCGCATTCCATAGAATATAACATTGCTTCCAACAGCCTCAGGCCCCTCATGGTCATGACTGACACATGGTGCTCCTGTGCTTCTTTCGCTGCTGACGGCACGTTGGTTAGTACGGGTGGATACAACGACGGCGGAAAGGCTGTTCGTTATTTCCAGCCATGCAACAATTCTGCATGCGACTGGAATGATTCACAGCCCACCAAGCTTGCAGAGAATCGATGGTATTCTTCGACGCAGATCCTTCCTGATAACAGAGTGATTGTTGTGGGAGGCAGACGGGCTTTCTCCTACGAGTTCGTGCCGAAGAAAGCTGGAGAAAGTTATTATAATCTGCCGTTTTTAATGCAGACCTTTGTTGTCAACGTGGAGAATAATCtgtatccttttcttcatctctcCTCCGACGGGAATCTGTTCATCTTTGCCAACAAGGACTCCATATTGCTCGACTACAAAACAAATCGTGTGGTAAAGAAGTTTCCCACGATGTTAGGAGGGGCCAGGAATTACCCCTCCTGCGGTTCGTCTGTTATGCTGCCATTGACTGCCTCTGACGGGTTCAGAAAGGTTGAAATCCTCGTCTGTGGTGGTGCTCCTGACAACAGCTTCACGTCTGCAAACCAGGGAAATTTTCTCCCTGCGCTTCAGAGTTGTGGACGAATTGTCATTACAGATGCGAACCCTGGGTGGGCAATGGAGAACATGCCCAGTCCAAGGGTTTTGAGCGACATGCTCATTCTTCCCAATGGAGAGATTCTCATTATAAATGGGGCAAAACAAGGAACCGCCGGGTGGGAACTGGGAAGGGATCCAGCTCTAGCTCCGTTCCTCTATAAACCCAATTCTGTTCCCGGTTATCGATTCTCCACTTTGGCGCCCTCCACCATTCCAAGAATGTATCATTCAAGTGCAAGTGTTTTGCCTGATGGACGGATTTTGGTCGGCGGATCCAATCCCCACGTTGGGTACGTTTTGTCTGGAATTCCTTATCCGACAGAGCTCCGTTTGGAAGCATACAGTCCTTATTATTTGGATAGTTCTTATGTGGTCTACAGGCCTACTATAGTCGCCTTATCTTCTTCTTCACTAATGTATGGCCAAAAGTTCACTCTGCAGTTCACTGTTTTCAGTTACACTGCCTACAATATTGCGTTCCATTTGTACGCGCCTTCTTTCACAACTCATTCGTTTTCAATGAACCAGAGGCTGCTGATTCTAGCTGCAAATTCTTCGAAATCAATGGAAGGAAAATACTTTACAGAGGTGACAGCACCTCCAAATTCCGTGACGGCCCCAGCAGGGTACTACATGCTTTTTGTGGTTAATAACGGAATTCCGAGCGTGGCGAACTGGATTCATTTGTCTTAG